AGATGATGAAAATGAGCTATTTTTTAATTCTGATTTCAGGAATAGATTTGATAAGCTTTTCTATCTATATTCTGATTTTTTGGATAATGACATGAATGAGGGAGAGATAATGAACTCAGATGAAATCTTGAGATATATGCAGAATCGAATAACAAATGTAACTGATCAATTATACAGAATTTTGAGGTTAGAATATTGAGAATAATCTTCGTATTTATACTATCATTTTGCTTAAATTCATATTTGTTTTCACAAGAAGTAGAATTAAAGCTTGATAGAGGATTTGATTCTATAAAAAATATTGATTATGGAAAAATCGAATATTACAATTTTCCGATTAAAGTTTTTGGTAGTGGATATTTTAATGATGAGTATAATTGGAACTCCAATATTAATTTGAACACCAAATATGAATACAAATTTGAAGAAAAAAAGTTTAAAAGAGAAATTGTTTTCGATACAGAGTTTAGATACAATTTTGTATCTGCTTACTCACCGTATGAAGAGAAATCTTACAAAGTTAACAAATTGTATTCGAAATTAGATTTCTACTATTTAGATCAAATATATTTTGATAATAGTGATTTTTTTTTGAGTTATGACTTTAAATCATCATATCAAATTTTTAACACGAAAAACAGTTATGACGATAAATTTGATAATAGCAAAGATTTAGACTTTATGGTAAATTTAGGAAAGGGAAGAATTTCCAATGTGACTGCAAAAATTCTATTTATTCATTTCCAGGAAAGGTTTTTTAGCTGTTTAACTGAAAATGATGTATTGAAAGATTCGCTATTTTTTTCAGACAAAGTAGCAAAAGATTTAATTTCAATTATAAACAATCTGGATTTATACTACAAAAAATTTGATAGACCTCTAAAATTCATATGGAATGACATACAAATCGTAATTGGAAACAATTGCAAAAAATTAGATCCTTTTGATATCGCTTATATTACAGAAATTTTTAATATTGGCTCTATCATTAGAGAGGAAGGTTTTCAATATAGCGGAGGTGTGTTATTCAATTATCATTCAATTGATGAGTCTTTAGATACCTCTATCTATGAGAATAATGGTAGCAGTTTCGGTGGAATAATTGCATTGGAATGGGCTAAGAATTTAAGTGTTAACACCCAAATCGGAACTTTATTAAAAACTTCAATTTCAAGAAGGAGTTATGACAGCTATTCGGTGATGAAATATTGTGTTAACTCCGATTTTTACTATTTATGGAATATATGGGATCATTTTTTAGTGAAAAATTCTGTCTATTCTGAATTTAATTATCTAGATTCAAACTATAAAGATGGAAACAAAAGTTTCAATCTTCCTATGAGAGTTTTGAGTAGTTTTGAATATAATATTGAAAACAATATATCTATATTTTTTGATCATGTAATCGATTTTTGTTATTTTTATGAACCTGACTACAGGAGCACTGACTACTACTACGAAGCTGATTATTACTTAGAATTTGGCGTAAAGTATAGAATTAAAATGTGACTTTCTTGAAATTTGTATGATTGCATTGGATGTTTTAAGAAGAAGTAGTGTTTAATATCAGAAGGAAACATCTTTCAATTGAACATTCAAATTTTACACACTCATAGTTATTTACATTTCAATCCTTGACATTTTTGATAAAAATTTATAAAATGTAATACATTAAATACATAGGAGAGGAAATAGTCATGAAGATAATACTAGCACTTATCTTGCTAATCAATATTCTTGCTTTAGCGTATAATGAGAATTATCACGAACCTAAAGATGATGGTGTGAGAGAGAAAATTTCTGAATGGCAGGATTATAAATTTGGATTGATGATGCATTGGGGACCATATTCTCAATGGGGTGTAATGGAATCCTGGACAATATGCTCTGAAGATTGGATTGGTAGAGATCTTGGTAGATTCGAAAATTATTCGGATTATTTGGAGGATTATGAGAATCTTCAAAGAACATTTAATCCATTTGATTACAATCCTGAAAAATGGGTAAATGCCGCTAAAAATGCTGGAATGAAATATGTAGTTTTTACGACAAAACATCATGATGGCTTTTGTATGTTTGACACTAAAACAACGGATTATAAAATTACATCCAAGAAAACTCCTTTTTCGATTTTTCCCCAAGCCGATGTAACGAAGTCGATTTTTGATGCTTTTAGAAAAGAGAATTTCTGGATAGGTGCTTATTTTTCAAAACCTGACTGGCATTGTGAAGATTATTGGTGGTCATTTTATCCGAAAGGATCAAGACATGTGAATTATGATCCTAAAAAGCATCCTGAAAAGTGGGAAAATTACAAGAAATTTACCTATACTCAAATCGAAGAATTGATGACTAATTATGGAGATATCGACATTCTCTGGCTTGATGGGGCTTGGGTAAGACCTAGAAATAATACACCTGATCAATTTAAGGATTGGGCTATTACAAAAGATTATGATCAAGATATTGATATGCCAAAATTGGCTGAAATGGCAAGATCACATCAGCCTAATCTAATTATAGTTGATAGATGGGTGGAAGGTGAATATGAGAATTATTTGACTCCTGAAAATAAAGTACCGGATAAAGCTTTACTTGTACCATGGGAAGCTTGTGTTCCTATGGCTGGTGGCTGGTCGTATAACAAACGCCATGAGTATAAAACTACCGAGGAATTGATAAAATTATTGGTGAATGTAGTATCAAAAGGTGGAAATTTGTTACTTAACATTGGACCATCACCTTATGGCGACTGGGATCCTATCGCTTATGAAAGATTGGATGGTATCGCTAATTGGATGAAAATAAACAGCGAAGGTATCTATAATAGTAAAGTTTTAGAACCTTATAAAGAGAATAATATTTGCTTTACTAAAGGGGAAAATGGAGAAAAATATCTGTTTTATATTTGTAGTGAGAATGAAAAAGTGATACCTGATAGGATTAAAATAATCTCTCATTGTCCAGATACTAATGAAGAGCTAACTCTATTAGGCTATGATAAACCTTTAGAATGGAATAAAAATTCAAATGGTGAATGTGAGATTGTTATACCTGAAAATTTGAAGAGTAATCCTCCGAGCGAATTTGTTTGGACTTTTAAAATATCAAAAAAATAAGAGATAGAAAATTAACGATATGACATTAAATAGCGAGATTGTAAAATATAAGATTAATACATTGCCAGTCAATGAACGAGTGCAAGATCTTTTATCCAGAATGACTGTTGAAGAGAAGTTTTGGCAATTGTTTATGATTCCAGGAGATTTGTCTGATGGAAAAGAGAATTATAAAAATGGGATTTTTGGTTTTCAAGTTGATGCAAAAGGAAGTTCTGAAAATGAAGCTGAACAAATTTTAGATTATTCTGAAGGCTCATCTGCTGAAGACACTGCAAAATTGATAAATAAAATTCAGAAATATTTCGTTGAAGAAACCAGATTAGGAATCCCAATTATTCCATTTGATGAAGTACTTCATGGTTTGATAAGAAAAGGTGCAACGGTTTTTCCACAAGCTATTGGATTAGCTGCAACATGGAATATTGAACTAATGAGAGAAGTGTCTCAAGCAATCGCAAAAGAGACTAAAAGTCGGGGGATAAGGCAAGTATTATCACCAGTACTAAATATTGCCAGAGATGTACGTTGGGGTCGAACTGAAGAAACTTATGGTGAAGATCCTTACTTAACGACATGTATGGCTCAAGCCTTTGTTGAAAGCTTCGAGGAAAATAATATTATAACTACTCCAAAACATTTTGCGGCAAACGTAGGAGATGGTGGACGTGACAGTTATCCAATTCATCATAATGACAGACTTTTCGAAGAGATCTATTTTCCAGCTTTTAAGGCTTGTATTGAAAAATCTGGTTCCAGATCAATTATGACAGCATATAACTCTGTTGATGGAAGGCAATGTACAGCAAATGATTGGTTGTTAAACCAAAAACTAAAACAGGATTGGAATTTTGAAGGATTTGTAATTACTGATGCCGGAGCTGTTGGTGGTGCAGACGTTTTACACAATACTGCTTCTGGATTTGAAGACGCTACAGTTCAGTCATTTACAAATGGTTTGGATGTAATTTTTCAAACAGCCTATCAACATTACCCTCTTTTTATAACTGCCTTTACAAAAGGACTAATTGATGAAAATCGTATAGATGATGCTGTGTCCAGAGTTTTAAAAGCCAAATTTGAACTTGGATTATTTGAAAATCCTTATGTTGATCCTGCTGAAGCGAAAGTTCTAAATAACTGCAAAGAACATAGAGAATTATCAAAAAGAGCTGCTTTGGAATCAATTGTTCTTTTAAAAAATGAGAACAAAATTTTACCAGTTAAAAGAGATGTTTCATCTATTGCCGTTATTGGTTCTGATGCTATAGAAGCCAGACTTGGAGGTTATTCAGGACCTGGAAATAATCCGGTTAGTATTCTGCATGGAATTAAAAGCAAAATTGGAAATAGTTGCAATATTAAATATTCAAAAGGGTGTACTCGTAATTTAGTAGATTTTACTGCTATTCCAGAAGAGTATTTTTTCCACGATTTGGATGGTATCAAACAAGAAGGTTTAATCGGAGAGTATTTTAATAATATTAAATTAGATGGTAATCCTGAAATTACTAGAATTGATATGAATATTGATTTTCGTTGGACACTTTTTTCACCAGATCCTGATAAAATTAACTTTGACTACTTTTCAGCTCGCTGGACTGGAAAAATTAAATCTCCTGAAACAGGTTGTTACAAAATTGGAGTGGACGGCGATGATGGTTATAGAGTTTACATTGATGGTGAACTAATTATTGATAATTGGAGAAAACAGACATATCAGACAATAGTTAAAGATTTCTATTTTGAGAAAGATAGAGAGTATGATGTCAAGGTAGAATTTTACGAATCATCTGGAAATGTTAAGTTTAAACTAATATGGAATATTGGTGTTGAAAATAATTATTCAAGCGAGATTGACGAGGCTGTTAAAGTAAGTAAAGAATGTGATTATACTATAGTTTGTGTGGGAATTGAAGAGGGTGAATTTCGAGATAGAGCATTGCTAAATTTACCAGGAAATCAGGAAGAGCTAATTTTAAAAATTGCTGAACTTGGGAAACCTGTTGTCGTTATACTTATTGGTGGAAGTGCTATTACAATGGGAAGTTGGATAAATTCTGTCGATGGTCTTTTAGATGTTTGGTATTCCGGTGATGAAGGTGGGAATGCTATTGCTGACGTATTTTTTGGAGATTACAATCCTGCTGGAAGATTACCAATTACTTTTCCGATACATGAAGGGCAACTACCTTTGTACTATAATCACAAACCAACAGGCAGGGGTGACGACTATGATAATTTATCTGGAAAACCATTATTTCCTTTTGGCTTTGGGTTAAGTTATTCTTCATTTTTGTATGAGGATATGGAGTTTAATAAGGAAGAATTATTAGAAGGTGAAAAATTAGAGATTAGTTTCAATCTTACCAATATTGGTGAACATGATGGTGATGAAGTTGTTCAGCTTTATATAAAAGATGTTTTAGCTTCGGTTGCAAGGCCAGTGAAAGAATTGAAAGGTTTTAAGAGAGTTCATTTATTAAAAGGCAAGAGTAAAAGAATTTCATTTATTTTAAAATATGAAGAGTTTTCATTATTGAACGAACAAATGGAAAAGGTTGTTGAACCAGGTGATTTTCGTATATTGATAGGAGCTTCATCTAGTGATATAAGATTGAGGAAAATTTTGAGGGTGAAGTGAGAAAATAGTTTGTGTATTTTAAAGGAAGATAAAAAGACTAATGACGAGGAAAGATTGTTCAGAATTTCAAACGCTTTGGAAAATATAACAAAATTGTATTACTTTTTGTTCATATATTAGAAGTTGGAAAATGTGAGGGTACGTCTATGAAGAATCTAAGTATAGGAACGCAGGAATTATCTGAAATTAAAAATAGAAACAGTATTTATATTGATAGAACAGAAATAATTTTCAAATTGATCAATTCAGGTAAATTTTATTTTCTCTCCAGACCAAGAAGATTTGGAAAATCGTTACTAGTTAGTACTATGAATGAATTGTTTAGTGGAAATAAAGATTTATTTGAAGATACTTGGATTTACGATAAGTGGAATTTTGAAGATAAGCATCCCGTTATTAAGATAAGCTTATCCGGAATTGGTTTAGAAAAAATGGAACTTGATTTAGCCCTTGAAAAGGTAGTCAATCAAGTAGCTAAAGAACATAAAATAGTTTTGACAGAAAAAGCATATTCATTACAATTTAAAGAATTAATTACTATACTTGGTAAAAATAAGCCCGTTGTTATACTAATTGACGAATATGATAAGCCTATTATAGACTTTATTGAGGATCCTGAGAAGGCAGAAAAAAACAGACAAATTTTAAAGAATTTTTATTCCGTAGTCAAAGATCTAGATAAATTCATAAGGTTATTGTTTATAACTGGTGTTTCAAAATTTAGCAAGGTATCATTTTTTAGTGAGTTGAACAATTTAACAGACATCACTATTGATAAAAATTATTCGACTATAACTGGTTATACCGAAAAAGAGATTATTTCTTATTATTCAGATTATCTTGATATACTTGAAAAAGATTTTAACACTGACAGGATTACACTTATAAAGAATATGAGATTATGGTATAATGGGTATTCCTGGGATGGTTTAAATTTTGTTTACAATCCTTTTTCTGTTATGACACTATTTCAAAAAAGAAGTTTTAGTAACTATTGGTTTAATACAGGAACTCCAACTTTTTTAACAAAATTAATTCGTGAGAAAAATATCGATATAAAGAAGTTCGAGAATTCATTTGAGGTGAAAAGTGGATTGTTTGATTCTTATGATATTACAAATATTGACATTAATGTTCTTTTATTTCAGGCAGGTTATCTAACTATCAAGGAAAAAATTATTGATAGCGAACATTTTTCAGAAAGTTTTGCTTTATCCTATCCCAACAAAGAGGTGAAGGACTCTTTTTACGACTATTTAATTGGTGAGTTCACATACATTGATAAGACTGATTTTTTTGAAATTACAAAAGATTTGCAGAGAAAACTTGAAAGTAATGATTTGGAAAAGTTTATTCTGGGTTTGAAATCAATTTACTCTAAAATTCCGAGTCCGATTTTTTTAAAGGAAAATGAAAGCTATTATCATACTGTCATTTACTTGATTTTAAAACTATTGAAAGCTGATATAATAGAAGTTGAGGAGTATACGAATCACGGCAGAATTGATGCTGTTCTTTTTACGAAAAGCAGCATTTTTATAATGGAATTTAAAATGAGTAATGTAGCCGAAGCTTTGAAGCAGATAAAAGATAAAAAATATTATGAACCTTACCTGTCTGATGGTCGAGAAGTTTATTGCGTTGGTGTTGCTTTCGGTAAAGAAGAAAGAAATATTAAAGACTATAAAGTTTTAAGTGTAGAAGAGATACAAAAAATTTAGCATTTAGGCTAACGAAGAAAGAATAAATTTAACAATGAGTTAAGGAGTAAAGGAGGGGAGATTAGAGGTTTAAAAGATTAAACTGTTGATGAAGTTTGGAGAGAATGATAAATTTGTTTTATTATATTGAATGTGGGAAATTATTTTGACAGAGATTATGGTTGGAGGAGTGGTTTATGGAGTATATACTATGAGAAATAGGAGAATACACGCCACTAGATAGTAAATACAAAGGTCGTGTATCTTCCACTGTGGAAGGTAGCCAATCGTTAGTTGACATTTAAGGGTCAGTAGATTTTGAGCTTATAAGGTAAAGAAAAAGGATGATTTGATGATATATAAAGACGTTGAGAATTTCATAGTTCAAGCACAATCTAATCTTAAAGTAATAAATTCTGGAACTTTGAGATTCTTCGGTGACTGGTTTGGTCGTCCTATGGATAATTATCATGTTGTGAATCAGATTGAATACAATGCAAACCAAATTGTAATGCAATTTGATGATGGTCATATTCTAAAAATTGATAATCCAATTGGAATTGTTAGAGAAGAACAGTGTTTCAAAATTGAAAAAGCTACAAAAGTTAGATATGAATACGGACATTATGGTCCCAAGCATGGAGAACTAAAGTACTATTTAGAATACATAAATGAAAATGATGAAATAACCAAGCATTCAGGTCTAATAGAAGGTGGCTTAAGAAGAACAGCAAAGATAAATAAAGGTCACAATGCTTTTGAAATATATGGTCGTTAATAAAAGGTTGTGGAAACCCTTAAACGTCAACTAACAGCGTATTTCCAACACAACAGGAAAGCGGTAGGATTGTTGCGTCGTAAACACGCGGAACGTTATGCGTAATGAATTCTGGGTTTAGGAGAGATTAATGATTAAAGAATTAATTGAATTTATGGATGACCTTAGTTTTTTAATATACTCTAATGGGCATACGATGACCTTTATTCAAAGTGGGAAACCAAGATTCATGAATGTTGAATGTATTGACTCGTCGATTTCTGTTCTGAAGATGATAGATATAGCTATAGAGTCATCATATATTGGGAATGCTTATACACTTTTAAGAAAGTATAGAGATGAATTATTTTTATTTCTTTATCTTCTTGAAGCATCAGAACGTGATGAACCGTTTTCCTCAGATGAAACGAAGGAATCTAAGTTTGTTCAATCATGGTTTAATAATGCTGCTTCAGATCTTCATATTGGTGATATTACCAAGTATTTAAACACCAATAAAAAGATATCCAGAGTGATTAAGAAACATGATTTATTTGGGGAATGGAAAAGGATTCAAAATAAATTGAATGACTATGTTCATTCTAATGGTTATAAATATGTTGTATATAATACAAGCAAGGTTAGGAATCGAAAGATTAATGAGGAGTTGAGTAGGGAGATACAACAGGATGTTGTTTTCATAACAATATTGTTTATTGTAATTTTGATTTTGGTAAGACCTAATATGATTTCTTCTACGGATTATATTGATTCACTGGACGTAGGTTTAGAACCCACTGATGGAAGCCAGTATTTTGTTGCACCTTTCGTGGAAGACTTTGTTAAGAATTATATTGATGACTTTGATGTTGATTTGAGAGTGTTTCTTAAAGATAACATGTATATGGATATTTGACGAATTCACTACGCATAACAGCGAGTTGGCAACATGGCCTTTTAACCGGAGGGATGGCACACGTCGCCAACTCACGGGACGTTAGTAACAAGAATAAAATTATTTTGAAAAGTATGTTTTTTGATAAATCTAAACTTGATTAAAACACACTATTACTATATATTTAATAATGTGTATTCACTATATGTGACAAATTATAAGTGGAAAATAATTGAGAGGTTTATTGTGAACAAGCAAGTATTTCAAGTACAAGAAGAGCAACTTACAGAGTTAGCACAATTTTTGAATCAATTTAAAACTGATATACAAGAGAGAATGCTAAACTATCAAATGCAAGTTGATGATATGAATGCAAATGGTTTACCACAAGAAACATATGAAAAATTCCAAGCTGAACATATAGATGAAGTAAATGCATTTGTACAGAGAATAGTTAGTTTGATTGATAACAGCTCTATTCCTTTTATACAAGGTAACATTCAAAGAATGCAAGATATGATAAGTTACAATCAGTAAAACAGACAACTGATATTATATTGTTTATAAATCATGAAAATGGTTTTGGTTTGCAATTTCATTGATCAACTTTTAAAGGGAGGTTCAATTTTCTGCAGTCAGATAAGTAATTTCACAACAATTAAATAGAATTATTTTTTTATGCAAAATCAAGTTACCTTTACAAATGCTGGAAATACACAAGTTATTAACTTAGAAAACTATAATTCTAAAA
This Candidatus Delongbacteria bacterium DNA region includes the following protein-coding sequences:
- a CDS encoding alpha-L-fucosidase, encoding MKIILALILLINILALAYNENYHEPKDDGVREKISEWQDYKFGLMMHWGPYSQWGVMESWTICSEDWIGRDLGRFENYSDYLEDYENLQRTFNPFDYNPEKWVNAAKNAGMKYVVFTTKHHDGFCMFDTKTTDYKITSKKTPFSIFPQADVTKSIFDAFRKENFWIGAYFSKPDWHCEDYWWSFYPKGSRHVNYDPKKHPEKWENYKKFTYTQIEELMTNYGDIDILWLDGAWVRPRNNTPDQFKDWAITKDYDQDIDMPKLAEMARSHQPNLIIVDRWVEGEYENYLTPENKVPDKALLVPWEACVPMAGGWSYNKRHEYKTTEELIKLLVNVVSKGGNLLLNIGPSPYGDWDPIAYERLDGIANWMKINSEGIYNSKVLEPYKENNICFTKGENGEKYLFYICSENEKVIPDRIKIISHCPDTNEELTLLGYDKPLEWNKNSNGECEIVIPENLKSNPPSEFVWTFKISKK
- a CDS encoding glycoside hydrolase family 3 C-terminal domain-containing protein, with the translated sequence MTVEEKFWQLFMIPGDLSDGKENYKNGIFGFQVDAKGSSENEAEQILDYSEGSSAEDTAKLINKIQKYFVEETRLGIPIIPFDEVLHGLIRKGATVFPQAIGLAATWNIELMREVSQAIAKETKSRGIRQVLSPVLNIARDVRWGRTEETYGEDPYLTTCMAQAFVESFEENNIITTPKHFAANVGDGGRDSYPIHHNDRLFEEIYFPAFKACIEKSGSRSIMTAYNSVDGRQCTANDWLLNQKLKQDWNFEGFVITDAGAVGGADVLHNTASGFEDATVQSFTNGLDVIFQTAYQHYPLFITAFTKGLIDENRIDDAVSRVLKAKFELGLFENPYVDPAEAKVLNNCKEHRELSKRAALESIVLLKNENKILPVKRDVSSIAVIGSDAIEARLGGYSGPGNNPVSILHGIKSKIGNSCNIKYSKGCTRNLVDFTAIPEEYFFHDLDGIKQEGLIGEYFNNIKLDGNPEITRIDMNIDFRWTLFSPDPDKINFDYFSARWTGKIKSPETGCYKIGVDGDDGYRVYIDGELIIDNWRKQTYQTIVKDFYFEKDREYDVKVEFYESSGNVKFKLIWNIGVENNYSSEIDEAVKVSKECDYTIVCVGIEEGEFRDRALLNLPGNQEELILKIAELGKPVVVILIGGSAITMGSWINSVDGLLDVWYSGDEGGNAIADVFFGDYNPAGRLPITFPIHEGQLPLYYNHKPTGRGDDYDNLSGKPLFPFGFGLSYSSFLYEDMEFNKEELLEGEKLEISFNLTNIGEHDGDEVVQLYIKDVLASVARPVKELKGFKRVHLLKGKSKRISFILKYEEFSLLNEQMEKVVEPGDFRILIGASSSDIRLRKILRVK
- a CDS encoding ATP-binding protein, with product MKNLSIGTQELSEIKNRNSIYIDRTEIIFKLINSGKFYFLSRPRRFGKSLLVSTMNELFSGNKDLFEDTWIYDKWNFEDKHPVIKISLSGIGLEKMELDLALEKVVNQVAKEHKIVLTEKAYSLQFKELITILGKNKPVVILIDEYDKPIIDFIEDPEKAEKNRQILKNFYSVVKDLDKFIRLLFITGVSKFSKVSFFSELNNLTDITIDKNYSTITGYTEKEIISYYSDYLDILEKDFNTDRITLIKNMRLWYNGYSWDGLNFVYNPFSVMTLFQKRSFSNYWFNTGTPTFLTKLIREKNIDIKKFENSFEVKSGLFDSYDITNIDINVLLFQAGYLTIKEKIIDSEHFSESFALSYPNKEVKDSFYDYLIGEFTYIDKTDFFEITKDLQRKLESNDLEKFILGLKSIYSKIPSPIFLKENESYYHTVIYLILKLLKADIIEVEEYTNHGRIDAVLFTKSSIFIMEFKMSNVAEALKQIKDKKYYEPYLSDGREVYCVGVAFGKEERNIKDYKVLSVEEIQKI